From one Triticum aestivum cultivar Chinese Spring unplaced genomic scaffold, IWGSC CS RefSeq v2.1 scaffold73991, whole genome shotgun sequence genomic stretch:
- the LOC123174145 gene encoding zingipain-2-like has product MASTHSSRRLDGTLFALLLVLAAATAFVSAAAARGDALAARHERWMAKFGREYTDAADKLRRQEVFAANARHVEAVNRAGNRTYTLGLNQFSDLTSEEFAEKHLGYRHQHGVDSTPVAAVNMSNAQFDSTPDSVDWRAAGAVTQVKNQGSCGCCWAFAAVAATEGLVKIATGNLISMSEQQVLDCTGGANSCNGGDINAALSYVASSGGLQPEESYAYTGQQGACRSSSASPNSAASIGAPRMVALHGDEGTLQELAARQPVAVPVEADRDFQHYMRGVYTGSSSCGQNLNHGVTVVGYGTDSGGQAYWMVKNQWGTGWGEGGYMRLTRGNGGNCGMATYAYYPTMDGS; this is encoded by the exons ATGGCGTCGACTCACAGCTCGCGCCGCCTCGACGGCACACTGTTTGCGCTTCTGCTCGTGCTTGCGGCCGCCACCGCCTTTGTCAGTGCTGCCGCGGCGCGAGGGGACGCGCTGGCCGCCCGGCACGAGCGGTGGATGGCCAAGTTCGGGCGCGAGTACACGGACGCTGCCGATAAATTACGCCGGCAGGAGGTGTTCGCGGCCAACGCGCGGCACGTCGAGGCTGTCAATCGAGCGGGCAACCGGACATACACGCTCGGCCTCAATCAGTTCTCGGACCTCACCAGCGAAGAGTTCGCGGAGAAGCACCTCGGGTACCGCCACCAGCACGGCGTGGACAGCACGCCGGTGGCCGCGGTGAACATGTCCAATGCTCAGTTCGACTCCACGCCGGACAGCGTGGACTGGAGGGCCGCGGGTGCCGTCACCCAAGTCAAGAACCAAGGCTCATGCG GTTGTTGCTGGGCGTTCGCGGCGGTAGCGGCGACGGAGGGGCTCGTAAAGATAGCCACTGGCAACCTCATCTccatgtcagagcagcaggtgctGGACTGCACGGGCGGCGCCAACTCCTGCAACGGCGGCGACATCAACGCCGCCCTAAGCTACGTCGCCTCGAGCGGCGGCCTTCAGCCAGAGGAATCCTACGCGTATACCGGCCAGCAGGGCGCGTGCCGCAGCAGCAGCGCCAGCCCAAACTCGGCCGCCTCCATCGGCGCCCCCCGAATGGTGGCACTGCACGGCGACGAAGGCACCTTGCAGGAGCTCGCGGCCAGACAGCCGGTGGCCGTGCCCGTGGAGGCTGACCGTGACTTCCAGCACTATATGAGGGGCGTGTACACCGGCAGCTCGTCGTGTGGACAGAACCTGAACCACGGCGTGACGGTGGTGGGCTACGGGACGGACAGCGGCGGGCAGGCGTACTGGATGGTGAAGAACCAGTGGGGGACGGGGTGGGGCGAGGGGGGCTACATGCGCCTCACGCGCGGGAACGGCGGCAACTGCGGCATGGCCACCTACGCCTACTACCCGACCATGGACGGCTCTTAA